A single Flavobacterium sp. 1 DNA region contains:
- the bshA gene encoding N-acetyl-alpha-D-glucosaminyl L-malate synthase BshA yields the protein MRIAIVCYPTFGGSGVVATELGLELARRGHEIHFITYSQPVRLALLNPNVHYHEVIVPEYPLFHFQPYELALSSKLVDMVKLYKIELLHVHYAIPHAYAGYMAKQMLKDEGIDIPMVTTLHGTDITLVGNHPFYKPAVTFSINKSDYVTSVSQSLKDDTLKLFNIKNEIQVIPNFIELEKNLYDPTVPCQRSVMANENERIITHISNFRKVKRIPDIIKIFYKIQKEIPAKLMMVGDGPEKEKAEKMCRKYGIQDKVIFFGNSNEIDRILCLTDLFLLPSETESFGLAALEAMACGVPVISSNSGGLPEVNSDGVSGYLSDVGDINEMAKNALKILKDDSVLKEFKKNALHVAEQFDIKNILPIYEELYLKAINKYK from the coding sequence ATGAGAATAGCAATTGTCTGTTATCCTACTTTTGGCGGAAGTGGTGTAGTTGCAACAGAATTAGGTTTAGAATTAGCTAGAAGAGGGCACGAAATTCATTTCATTACCTATAGTCAGCCAGTGCGTTTGGCATTATTAAATCCTAATGTTCATTATCATGAAGTAATCGTTCCAGAATATCCTTTATTCCATTTTCAGCCTTATGAGCTGGCTTTGTCAAGCAAACTGGTGGATATGGTAAAATTATACAAAATAGAATTATTGCATGTTCATTATGCTATTCCGCATGCTTATGCGGGCTATATGGCTAAACAAATGCTCAAAGACGAAGGAATTGATATTCCTATGGTGACAACACTGCATGGAACCGATATTACTTTGGTAGGGAACCATCCTTTTTACAAGCCTGCAGTGACCTTTAGTATTAATAAATCGGATTATGTGACTTCAGTTTCTCAAAGTCTGAAAGACGATACTTTAAAATTATTCAATATAAAAAATGAAATTCAGGTCATTCCAAATTTTATTGAGTTGGAAAAAAATCTATATGATCCAACAGTTCCTTGTCAACGTTCGGTTATGGCAAATGAAAATGAAAGAATTATTACGCATATCAGTAATTTCAGGAAAGTAAAGCGTATTCCGGATATTATTAAAATATTTTATAAAATCCAAAAAGAAATTCCAGCCAAATTAATGATGGTAGGAGATGGTCCCGAAAAAGAGAAGGCCGAGAAAATGTGCAGAAAATATGGTATTCAGGATAAAGTGATTTTTTTTGGAAACAGCAATGAAATTGACCGGATTTTGTGCCTCACAGATTTGTTTCTTCTGCCTTCCGAAACCGAAAGTTTTGGTTTAGCCGCTCTTGAAGCAATGGCTTGTGGAGTTCCTGTAATATCAAGTAATTCCGGTGGTTTGCCCGAAGTGAATAGTGATGGCGTATCTGGTTATTTGAGTGATGTTGGAGATATAAATGAAATGGCTAAGAATGCATTGAAAATTTTAAAAGACGATAGTGTTCTTAAAGAATTTAAAAAGAATGCACTCCATGTTGCTGAGCAATTTGATATTAAAAACATCCTGCCAATTTATGAGGAATTATACCTCAAGGCAATTAATAAATACAAATAA
- a CDS encoding ABC transporter ATPase, protein MYVPFENLPGESKIWIYQSNRKFSDAEFSEIETDLQSFLAEWAAHGTSLESSYLLKYNRFIILAVNQEVQAATGCSIDSSVEFIQSLEKKYNVDLLDKMNVTFKLGDHIAHKPLIDFKKMVKDKAVTENTIVFNNLVNNIEEFNECWEVPALDSWHSRFF, encoded by the coding sequence ATGTACGTTCCTTTTGAAAATTTACCCGGAGAATCTAAAATTTGGATTTATCAATCGAATAGAAAATTTTCGGATGCCGAGTTTTCTGAAATTGAAACTGATCTGCAATCCTTTCTTGCCGAATGGGCAGCACATGGAACCAGCCTTGAATCTTCTTATTTATTAAAATATAACCGTTTTATTATTTTAGCAGTAAATCAGGAAGTGCAGGCAGCAACAGGCTGTTCTATTGATTCATCAGTAGAATTTATTCAAAGTTTAGAGAAAAAATATAATGTTGATCTATTGGATAAAATGAATGTAACCTTCAAACTTGGAGATCACATTGCACACAAACCATTGATTGATTTTAAAAAAATGGTTAAAGATAAAGCAGTTACCGAAAACACAATTGTTTTTAATAATCTAGTTAACAATATTGAAGAGTTCAACGAATGTTGGGAAGTTCCTGCTTTGGACAGCTGGCATAGCCGTTTTTTTTAA
- a CDS encoding (Fe-S)-binding protein, producing MTYLSNVLFAIVLIIGFGYFYLNVKKIIRNINLGIAVNRTDNAKSRWRNMAMIALGQSKMVKRPVAGILHIIVYVGFVIINIELLEIIIDGLFGTHRIFASIGVVYDVLIGSFEILAFLVLVAVSIFLIRRNIIKLKRFIHSDLKGWPKGDANYILYFEITLMTLFLLMNASDLHLQNVPGGFSHFIKAGSFPISQFIAPVFNGMSNELVMLLNEGFWWLHIVGILVFMNYLYFSKHLHILLAFPNTYFANLNPQGQFDNLASVTAEVKLMMDPNADPFAAAPVSENETPSKFGANDIQDLNWVQLLNAYTCTECGRCTSSCPANQTGKKLSPRKIMMDTRDRIEEVGRNIDANKGIFVPDNKTLLNNYITPEELWACTSCNACVEECPVNISPLSIIMDMRRYLVMEQSAAPMPINAMMTNIENNGAPWQYSQQDRLNWKNE from the coding sequence ATGACTTATCTTAGTAATGTTTTATTTGCCATTGTATTGATTATTGGATTCGGATATTTTTATTTGAATGTCAAAAAAATCATTAGAAATATTAATCTTGGCATTGCTGTTAACCGTACTGATAATGCAAAATCAAGATGGAGAAATATGGCTATGATTGCGCTTGGACAATCCAAAATGGTTAAACGTCCTGTTGCTGGAATACTGCATATTATAGTGTATGTTGGTTTTGTTATTATCAACATTGAATTATTAGAAATTATCATTGATGGTTTATTTGGAACTCATAGAATTTTTGCTTCTATAGGAGTTGTCTATGATGTTTTAATTGGTTCTTTTGAAATATTGGCTTTTTTAGTTTTAGTAGCAGTTTCTATATTTTTGATAAGAAGAAATATCATTAAGCTAAAAAGATTTATCCATTCAGATTTAAAAGGATGGCCAAAAGGTGACGCTAATTATATTCTGTATTTTGAGATTACTTTAATGACTTTGTTTTTATTGATGAATGCTTCTGATCTGCATCTGCAAAATGTGCCTGGTGGTTTTTCTCATTTTATAAAAGCTGGATCTTTTCCGATAAGTCAATTTATAGCTCCTGTTTTTAATGGAATGTCTAATGAGCTGGTGATGCTGCTTAATGAAGGTTTTTGGTGGCTGCACATTGTTGGAATTTTGGTTTTCATGAACTATTTATATTTTTCAAAACACCTCCATATTTTATTGGCTTTCCCAAACACTTATTTTGCCAATTTAAATCCGCAAGGACAATTTGACAATTTAGCTTCGGTAACTGCTGAAGTTAAATTAATGATGGATCCAAATGCAGACCCGTTTGCGGCAGCTCCAGTTTCAGAAAATGAAACTCCAAGTAAATTTGGGGCTAATGATATTCAGGATTTAAACTGGGTTCAATTGTTAAATGCCTATACATGTACTGAATGTGGACGCTGTACTTCGTCATGCCCGGCAAATCAAACAGGCAAAAAATTGTCTCCGCGTAAAATTATGATGGATACTAGAGACAGAATTGAAGAAGTAGGTCGAAACATCGATGCAAACAAAGGTATTTTTGTGCCAGATAATAAAACCTTATTAAACAATTATATTACACCAGAGGAATTGTGGGCTTGTACTTCCTGTAATGCTTGTGTAGAGGAATGTCCAGTTAATATCAGTCCGCTTTCTATCATTATGGATATGAGACGTTATCTTGTAATGGAACAAAGTGCTGCTCCAATGCCTATAAATGCCATGATGACTAATATTGAAAATAATGGCGCACCTTGGCAATACAGCCAGCAAGACCGTTTGAATTGGAAAAATGAATAG
- a CDS encoding dicarboxylate/amino acid:cation symporter, whose protein sequence is MTAIETKKTSFFKGLTGQILIAMLLGAILGVIIHNSSDIETTKEFSAKIKMLATIFIRLVQMIIAPLVFTTLVVGIAKLGDIKAVGRIGGKALGWFFTASFFSLLIGMLYVNLLQPGVGLNLSNVDLASVSDVTAKTQSLSFENFIEHIVPKSLFEALATNEILQIVIFSIFFGLAAASVGENAKPVIDFLDRSSHIVLKMVNYVMKFAPIGVFGAIAGVFAVRDFQELAITYFKFFGSFLIGIGTLWLVLIAIGFIFLGNRMKTLLKHIISPLIIAFGTTSSEAVFPKLTEELERFGVKDKIVSFMLPLGYSFNLDGSMMYMTFAGIFIAQAYGVHLDYPTQFTMLFVLMLTSKGIAGVPRASLVVVAATCGMFKIPIEGIALILPIDHFCDMFRSATNVLGNALATSVVGKWEEEK, encoded by the coding sequence ATGACTGCAATTGAAACAAAAAAAACATCTTTTTTTAAAGGATTAACGGGGCAAATCCTTATTGCAATGCTCTTGGGAGCAATATTAGGTGTTATTATTCACAACTCATCAGATATTGAAACTACTAAAGAATTTAGTGCCAAAATAAAAATGCTGGCTACTATTTTTATTAGGCTTGTACAAATGATTATTGCGCCGTTAGTCTTTACCACTTTGGTGGTTGGAATTGCAAAATTGGGTGATATAAAAGCAGTTGGCAGAATTGGCGGAAAAGCATTGGGATGGTTTTTTACGGCTTCTTTTTTTTCATTGTTAATCGGAATGCTGTATGTTAATTTATTACAGCCAGGTGTTGGATTAAATTTGTCGAATGTAGATTTAGCAAGTGTTTCGGATGTAACAGCTAAAACTCAAAGTTTATCTTTTGAAAATTTTATAGAGCATATTGTTCCCAAAAGTCTTTTTGAGGCATTAGCTACTAATGAAATTTTGCAAATTGTAATTTTTTCTATATTCTTTGGATTGGCGGCAGCTTCAGTGGGAGAAAATGCAAAACCAGTTATTGACTTTTTGGACAGATCTTCACATATTGTTTTAAAAATGGTAAATTATGTAATGAAATTTGCACCAATAGGAGTTTTTGGAGCAATTGCAGGAGTATTCGCTGTTAGGGATTTTCAGGAATTAGCGATTACATATTTCAAATTTTTCGGTTCTTTTCTTATAGGTATCGGTACTTTGTGGTTAGTGCTTATTGCTATTGGATTCATTTTCCTGGGCAATAGAATGAAAACATTGTTAAAACATATCATTAGTCCATTAATTATAGCATTTGGAACAACAAGTTCCGAAGCCGTTTTTCCAAAGCTTACCGAGGAATTAGAGCGGTTTGGTGTAAAAGATAAAATAGTTTCATTCATGCTGCCTTTGGGATATTCTTTTAACCTTGACGGGAGTATGATGTATATGACTTTTGCGGGTATTTTTATTGCTCAAGCTTATGGTGTTCATCTTGATTATCCAACCCAATTTACGATGCTTTTTGTTTTAATGTTAACCAGTAAAGGTATTGCTGGAGTTCCTAGAGCGAGTTTGGTGGTTGTAGCAGCAACTTGCGGTATGTTTAAAATTCCGATTGAAGGAATTGCATTAATATTACCTATAGATCATTTTTGTGATATGTTCAGAAGTGCTACAAATGTTTTAGGAAATGCTTTGGCCACATCAGTAGTGGGTAAATGGGAAGAAGAAAAGTAA
- a CDS encoding MlaD family protein, protein MKITREIKTAILVITSILLFIWGYSYLKGKDLFKSYKTFYSEYENVEGLAPSAPVTINGLIIGKVKTISITEKGTLLVELQIDTDFPISKSSTTAVYDASLIGGKQLAIHPNYADKNIAESGDYLKGVIQPGLMDSLGDKVSPAMAKVEKLMTSADQLVVSFNEVLDAKGKADLKKSLAELSATMEQFHKAASNANVILEENKGQLKGVVSNFNKVSDNFVKISDSLNKADLGLTVRNLNATLTKVDGIMKGIEAGNGTMGKLMKDDALYNDLAKTSKELELLLQDVRLNPTRYVNVSVFGKKNKPYNAPNDSITKVKN, encoded by the coding sequence TTGAAAATTACAAGAGAAATTAAGACTGCTATTTTAGTTATAACATCAATTTTATTATTCATTTGGGGATACAGTTATTTAAAAGGAAAAGACCTTTTTAAAAGTTACAAAACTTTCTATTCAGAATATGAAAACGTAGAGGGACTCGCACCATCAGCTCCAGTAACTATAAATGGACTTATTATTGGGAAAGTAAAAACAATATCAATAACCGAAAAAGGAACATTATTAGTTGAACTGCAAATAGATACTGATTTTCCAATATCTAAATCAAGTACAACGGCTGTTTACGACGCTAGTCTAATTGGCGGTAAGCAATTAGCTATTCATCCTAATTATGCAGATAAAAATATTGCTGAGAGTGGTGATTATCTAAAAGGTGTTATTCAACCGGGTTTGATGGACTCATTAGGTGACAAAGTTAGTCCAGCTATGGCGAAAGTAGAAAAATTAATGACTAGCGCAGATCAGTTAGTTGTTAGTTTCAATGAAGTTTTAGATGCTAAAGGGAAAGCGGACTTAAAAAAGAGTCTAGCAGAACTTAGTGCAACTATGGAGCAATTCCATAAAGCCGCATCGAATGCAAATGTAATTTTAGAAGAAAATAAAGGACAGCTGAAAGGAGTAGTTTCTAATTTTAATAAAGTTTCGGATAATTTTGTAAAGATTTCAGATTCTTTAAATAAAGCAGATTTAGGTCTTACCGTTAGAAATTTAAATGCAACACTGACTAAGGTTGATGGCATAATGAAAGGTATAGAAGCTGGCAATGGCACAATGGGAAAATTAATGAAAGACGATGCCTTGTATAATGATTTAGCTAAAACTTCAAAAGAGTTAGAGCTGCTTTTGCAGGACGTGAGACTGAACCCAACCCGTTATGTAAATGTTTCTGTTTTTGGTAAAAAAAATAAGCCGTATAATGCTCCAAACGATTCTATAACAAAAGTAAAAAACTAG
- a CDS encoding phosphatase PAP2 family protein, whose product MSKLIFFSIFLFCFSISNAQNSDIDLLKKINLNRNTNLESTMVGITNSAMPVSVGTPIIIYAVGLIEKDSTTKKKAIFIGESLAASAFISLALKSIAKRERPYETYPEIENVTLESSYSFPSAHTSSAFSTATSLSMAYPKWYVIAPSFLWAGAVGYSRMYLGVHYPTDVFAGAIVGSGSAFLCYKLNKWINKKRAPHQKKLWE is encoded by the coding sequence ATGTCAAAACTTATTTTCTTCTCTATATTCCTTTTTTGTTTTTCAATTTCAAATGCTCAAAATTCGGATATTGATCTTTTAAAAAAAATAAATCTGAACAGGAATACTAATCTCGAATCCACAATGGTTGGGATTACCAATAGTGCCATGCCTGTAAGTGTTGGTACTCCCATAATTATTTATGCGGTTGGATTAATTGAAAAAGACAGTACCACAAAGAAAAAAGCAATTTTCATTGGTGAATCTTTAGCCGCTTCGGCATTTATTTCTTTGGCTTTAAAAAGTATCGCCAAAAGGGAAAGACCTTATGAAACGTATCCTGAAATAGAGAATGTTACTTTAGAGTCTAGCTATTCTTTTCCTTCGGCTCATACTTCTTCCGCGTTTTCAACAGCAACCTCACTGAGTATGGCTTATCCAAAATGGTATGTTATTGCTCCGTCTTTTTTATGGGCTGGTGCAGTTGGATATTCCCGTATGTACTTGGGCGTACATTATCCGACAGATGTTTTTGCCGGTGCCATTGTGGGAAGCGGATCAGCATTTCTATGTTATAAATTGAATAAATGGATTAACAAAAAAAGAGCTCCTCACCAAAAAAAGCTCTGGGAGTAA
- the aroC gene encoding chorismate synthase, producing MAGNSYGTLYRVTTFGESHGEALGGIIDGCPSGIQLDLDAIQFEMSRRKPGQSAIVTQRKEPDDVQFLSGIFEGKTTGTPIGFIIPNTNQKSDDYSHIKDNYRPSHADYVYEKKYGVRDYRGGGRSSARETASRVVAGAIAKQMLPEIKFNAYVSSVGPIFLEKPYQELDFSKIESNPVRCPDEESAIIMEDYIRQIRKEGDTVGGTVTCVIQNVPIGLGEPVFDKLHAELGKAMLSINAVKGFEFGSGFEGVKMKGSEHNDLYNPDGTTRTNLSGGIQGGISNGMDIYFRVAFKPVATIMQKQESLDNKGNITEMVGKGRHDPCVVPRAVPIVEAMAAIVLADFFLLNKTYL from the coding sequence ATGGCAGGAAATAGTTACGGAACACTATATAGAGTAACCACTTTTGGAGAATCACACGGAGAAGCATTAGGCGGAATTATTGATGGCTGTCCATCTGGAATTCAGCTGGATTTAGATGCAATTCAATTTGAAATGTCGAGAAGAAAACCAGGTCAATCAGCAATAGTTACGCAGCGTAAAGAACCAGATGATGTACAGTTTTTATCTGGAATTTTTGAAGGTAAAACTACAGGTACACCAATTGGTTTTATTATTCCCAATACCAATCAAAAATCAGACGATTATTCTCACATTAAAGATAATTACAGACCAAGTCACGCAGACTATGTCTATGAAAAAAAGTATGGAGTAAGAGATTATAGAGGCGGAGGCCGAAGCTCAGCACGTGAAACGGCAAGCAGGGTAGTAGCAGGTGCTATTGCAAAACAAATGCTGCCTGAAATAAAGTTCAATGCTTACGTTTCTTCTGTAGGTCCAATTTTTCTTGAAAAACCATACCAAGAATTGGATTTTTCTAAAATAGAAAGTAATCCAGTTCGCTGTCCAGACGAAGAATCGGCTATAATTATGGAAGATTATATTCGTCAAATTCGCAAAGAAGGAGATACAGTAGGAGGAACCGTTACATGTGTGATTCAAAATGTGCCTATCGGTCTTGGAGAGCCTGTATTTGACAAATTGCATGCCGAATTAGGAAAAGCAATGCTTTCTATCAATGCTGTAAAAGGTTTTGAATTTGGAAGCGGATTTGAGGGCGTGAAAATGAAAGGAAGCGAACACAATGATTTGTACAATCCTGACGGAACTACCCGAACCAATCTTTCAGGAGGAATTCAAGGCGGAATAAGCAATGGAATGGATATTTATTTTCGAGTAGCTTTCAAGCCAGTAGCTACTATAATGCAAAAACAGGAATCTCTGGACAACAAAGGAAATATTACTGAGATGGTTGGAAAAGGACGTCACGATCCTTGTGTTGTTCCTAGAGCTGTTCCAATTGTAGAAGCAATGGCTGCTATTGTTTTGGCAGATTTCTTCCTTTTGAATAAAACATATTTGTAA
- a CDS encoding response regulator, translated as MPPIRIVLLIIFYFNFLGITLIGQNQLPSKKEINKLIGSATKLRESGDFEKSLLISRLALRQAISIKDNILIAENYNNVAANFNALAEFDKAIFYYDKALSYANLTQNDTIKQRVNNNLGNMYCFEKKKYDKGVFYYRKAIEYSKNISDSSQMAFTNLNLTWALFDIGKFQKGEESLKQINLYYKKHKNDYVVVVLNMLNGMYSNFKNDDAKADFYFKEAIRLGKELDEKSDLSFSHLEYSKLLLKLKKYKEAYEHLQIYTRLNDEIYAEEKLEKANVEGVNFQLDEYKRTIDKIENEKDLQFQSLKKSRIIVLLFIIAIFVLLLFLNSLIKNNRFRLKSNADLMLANQELVIANKKAQESALLKTQFISTISHELRTPLYGVVGITDLLLEEHQELTKSPHLNSLKFSARYLLSLVNDILQINKIEENKIILDKLTFNLMDEFLTIKNSLSFIAKKNNNKIFIEVDESIPESLIGDKLRFAQIMMNLVSNALKFTKDGNIEIIARQIAVKGEMHTIEFKIKDNGVGIAALDQDKIFDKFVQVGRKELDYQGTGLGLSIVKRLLELFGSNIFVESELGKGTVFTFCIDFEYNSMKTNEIINNIQVDMSLNHAFKVLVVEDNQINQLITKKIIEKNNYSCIVVEDGFKALEILAQEEFDIILMDINMPLMNGFETTRRIRLEGVDTPVIALTAFDKNEITDEAIMAGINDIIVKPFESVQLFKVMNSLILKAKNLV; from the coding sequence ATGCCCCCAATAAGGATAGTTTTATTAATTATTTTTTATTTTAATTTTTTAGGAATAACTTTAATTGGACAGAATCAACTGCCTTCTAAAAAAGAGATTAATAAATTAATTGGATCAGCGACAAAGCTAAGAGAATCTGGAGATTTTGAAAAATCTTTACTGATTTCAAGATTAGCTTTGCGACAAGCCATATCCATAAAAGACAATATTCTTATTGCAGAAAATTATAATAATGTTGCGGCTAATTTTAATGCTTTGGCAGAATTTGATAAAGCTATTTTTTACTACGATAAGGCTTTAAGTTATGCTAATCTAACTCAGAATGATACAATAAAACAAAGGGTTAATAATAATCTGGGGAATATGTATTGTTTTGAAAAAAAGAAGTACGATAAAGGCGTTTTTTATTATCGAAAAGCAATTGAATACAGCAAAAATATTTCAGATTCCTCTCAAATGGCTTTTACTAATCTCAACTTAACTTGGGCACTTTTTGATATTGGCAAGTTCCAAAAGGGTGAAGAAAGTTTAAAGCAGATTAATCTTTACTATAAGAAGCATAAAAATGATTATGTGGTTGTCGTGCTTAATATGCTTAATGGCATGTATTCCAATTTTAAAAATGATGATGCAAAAGCAGATTTTTATTTTAAAGAAGCAATTCGGCTTGGAAAGGAGCTGGATGAAAAATCAGATTTGTCTTTTTCGCATTTAGAATACTCTAAGCTTTTATTAAAATTAAAAAAATATAAAGAAGCTTATGAGCATCTGCAAATCTATACTCGTCTTAATGATGAAATTTACGCAGAAGAAAAATTAGAAAAAGCAAATGTTGAAGGGGTTAATTTTCAGTTAGATGAATATAAGAGGACTATTGATAAAATTGAAAATGAAAAAGATTTACAGTTCCAAAGCTTAAAAAAATCAAGAATTATAGTTTTACTCTTTATTATTGCCATTTTTGTTTTACTGCTTTTTCTGAATTCATTAATTAAAAATAACAGATTCAGATTAAAATCAAATGCCGATTTAATGCTTGCAAATCAAGAGCTGGTTATTGCAAATAAGAAAGCGCAAGAATCAGCTTTGTTAAAGACACAGTTTATTTCGACAATAAGCCATGAATTAAGAACCCCTTTGTATGGAGTAGTTGGTATTACTGATCTGCTTTTAGAAGAGCATCAAGAGCTAACCAAAAGTCCTCACTTAAATTCACTAAAATTTTCTGCCCGTTATTTACTGTCATTGGTAAATGATATTCTGCAGATTAATAAAATTGAAGAGAATAAAATCATTTTGGATAAATTGACGTTTAACCTCATGGATGAATTTCTTACAATTAAAAATTCGTTATCCTTTATCGCAAAAAAAAATAATAACAAAATTTTTATAGAGGTAGATGAGTCAATTCCAGAGAGTTTAATTGGAGATAAACTTAGGTTTGCGCAAATCATGATGAATTTGGTAAGCAATGCTCTAAAATTTACTAAAGACGGTAATATTGAAATAATTGCCAGACAAATTGCGGTTAAAGGCGAAATGCATACTATTGAATTTAAGATAAAAGATAACGGAGTTGGCATTGCGGCTTTAGACCAAGATAAAATTTTTGATAAATTTGTTCAGGTAGGCAGAAAAGAACTTGATTATCAGGGTACAGGTTTGGGATTGTCTATTGTAAAAAGACTGTTAGAGCTTTTTGGCAGCAATATCTTCGTCGAAAGCGAATTGGGAAAAGGTACTGTCTTTACTTTTTGTATTGATTTTGAATATAATTCTATGAAAACTAATGAAATAATAAATAATATACAGGTAGATATGAGTTTAAATCATGCATTCAAAGTACTTGTGGTTGAGGATAATCAGATCAATCAGTTGATTACTAAAAAAATTATTGAGAAAAATAATTATTCTTGTATAGTAGTGGAAGATGGTTTTAAGGCTTTGGAAATTTTAGCGCAAGAAGAGTTTGATATTATTTTAATGGATATTAATATGCCTTTGATGAATGGTTTTGAAACGACAAGAAGAATAAGGCTGGAAGGTGTTGATACTCCTGTAATTGCATTGACGGCTTTTGATAAAAATGAAATAACAGATGAAGCAATAATGGCAGGAATCAATGATATTATTGTTAAGCCATTTGAATCGGTTCAATTGTTTAAAGTGATGAATAGCCTTATTTTAAAGGCCAAAAACCTTGTCTAA
- a CDS encoding (Fe-S)-binding protein: MSENLIVPTMAEMLAQGKQPEVLFWVGCAGSFDDRAKKITKAFVRILNRANVSFAVLGTEESCTGDPAKRAGNEFLFQMQAMMNIEVLNAYEAKKIVTACPHCFNTLKNEYPELGGHYEVVHHTEFLKSLLDSGRLTIEGGQFKGKRIAFHDPCYLGRANNVYEAPRDLIQKLDAELIEMKRSKANGLCCGAGGAQMFKDAEPGNKEINIERTEDALETKPNIIAAGCPFCNTMLTDGVKNKEREDDVKVMDIAELIANAQDL, encoded by the coding sequence ATGTCAGAAAATTTAATAGTGCCGACAATGGCCGAAATGCTAGCCCAAGGAAAACAGCCAGAAGTTTTGTTTTGGGTAGGTTGTGCAGGAAGTTTTGACGATAGAGCAAAAAAAATAACCAAAGCATTTGTCCGAATATTGAATCGTGCTAATGTATCTTTTGCTGTTCTTGGTACCGAAGAAAGCTGTACTGGGGATCCTGCAAAAAGAGCTGGAAATGAGTTTTTGTTTCAAATGCAGGCCATGATGAACATCGAAGTGCTGAATGCCTACGAAGCTAAGAAGATTGTTACAGCTTGTCCGCATTGTTTCAATACTTTGAAAAATGAATATCCAGAACTGGGCGGTCACTATGAAGTAGTACATCATACCGAATTCCTTAAATCATTATTGGATTCTGGCCGTTTAACGATTGAAGGAGGACAATTTAAAGGGAAACGAATTGCTTTTCACGATCCTTGTTATTTAGGCAGAGCTAATAATGTATATGAAGCACCGAGAGATTTAATTCAAAAACTGGATGCTGAATTGATCGAAATGAAACGCTCAAAAGCAAATGGACTTTGTTGTGGAGCAGGAGGTGCACAAATGTTTAAAGATGCTGAACCAGGAAATAAAGAAATTAATATAGAAAGAACAGAAGATGCTCTGGAGACAAAACCGAACATTATTGCTGCTGGCTGTCCTTTTTGCAACACAATGTTAACTGACGGCGTTAAAAATAAAGAAAGAGAAGATGACGTTAAAGTAATGGATATTGCTGAATTGATTGCAAACGCTCAAGATTTATAA